The sequence CGAAGACGCCGAGCAGCCGGCGCACCCGGGTCTCGCCGGTGACGGTGTCGACGGCGACCTCGGCGAAGTGGGCGCCGAACGCGTGCCGGGCGTAGGGGACTTCGGCGTCGGCGCGGCCCGCGGTGTCGGCGTGCGCTTCGAGCCCGTCGGGGGGCAACGGCCCTTCGCGGACGGTGAGCTGGTCGGCGAGGTCGGCGCAGGCGTCGTGGACGGCCCAGCCCCAGGAGGCGGTGCCGGTGGAGCCCCCGGCCAGCCAGGCCGGGGGCAGGTCGCTGTGCCCGATCTCGATGCGCACCCGGTCCAGGGTGGTGGCGAGGGTGTCGGCGGCGATCTGGGCGAGGACGGTACGGGCCCCGGTGCCGATGTCGGTCGCGTTGATGCGCACGGTGAAGGTGCCGTCGGGCAGGGCGCGCGCCGTTGCGGTGGCCGGGACGGCGGAGGCCGGGTAGGTGGCGGCGGCGACGCCGGTGCCGAGGAGCCAGGGCCCCTCGCGGCGGGCACCCGGGCGCGGATCGCGGCCCTCCCAGCCGAACCGGCGGGCCCCCTCGCGCAGGCACTGCACCAGATGCCGGCTGCTGAACGGCATGCCGGTGCCCGGCTCGTGCTCGGGCTCGTTGCGGATGCGCAGCTCCACCGGGTCCATGGCCAGCGCCTCGGCGAGTTCGTCCATGGCGGACTCCAGGGCGTACATGCCGGGCGACTCGCCGGGGGCCCGCATCCAGGAGGGGCTGGGCACGTCGAGGGCGACCACGCGGTGGAGGGTGCGCAGGCCGGGCGTGGCGTACATGACGCGGGCGGGCACCGCGGCCTGCTCCACGAACTCCCGCACCCGTGAGGTCTGCGTGGTCACCTCGTGCACCAGCGCGGTCAGCCGCCCGTCCGGGTCGGCGCCGAGGCGCAGCCGGTGCAGGGTGGGCGCGCGATGGCCGACGACGGTGGGCAGATAGCGGCGGGGGTAGGCGAGGGTGACCGGGCGGGCGGTGCGCAGGGCGGCCATCACGGCGAGGATCAGGTCGGGGCGCGGGGTGCCCTTGGAGCCGAAACCGCCGCCGACGTGCTCGCTGACCACGGTGACCTTGTCCTCGGGCAGCTCGAACATCTGGGCGAGCACGGCGCGTGCCGTCGTACCGCCCTGGCTGGAGGTGTACACCGTGAGCCGGTCGTCGTCCCACCGGGCGGTGGTCGCGTGCGGTTCCATGGGGTGGTTGTGCAGCGGCGGCACCCGGTAGGCGACGTCGACACGGGTGGCCGCGGCCGCGAAGGCGCCCTCGGGGTCGCCGTGTTCGACACGGCCGGGCAGCCCGGCGTTCGCCTCCTGCGGTTCGTAGGCCCGCGGATGCTCCTCGCTCAGTTCGAGGTCGTACGGCTCGCTGTCGTAGCGGACGCGCACCAGCCGGGCGGCGGCCCTGGCCGTCTCCGGGGTCTCGGCGACGACGAGGGCGACGCACCAGCCCCGGTGCGGGACGTGCGGGTCCTGGAGCACGGCGAGGGTGGCGTCCTCGGGTTCGGCGACCTTGGGCGCGTCGCCGGGGCTGAGGACGGCGAGGACGCCGGGCAGGGCGCGGGCGTCCGAGCTGTCCACCTCGGTGACCCGGCCGCGCACCACGGCGGCGGGCACCGGCCAGGCGTAGGCGCGGCCGGGCTGCGGATGCTCGGCGGCGTAACGGGCGGCGCCGGTGACCTTCTGCCGCCCCTCCAGGCGCTCGGCGGGGGCGCCGAGGGCGGTGTCGGTGTGGGGCATGGGTCCTCCTGTCGCCGGAGTGGACGCGCGGTCAGGCCACGGCGGGGGCGGGGGTGAGGCGGCCGAGGACGTCGAGGGCGAGGTTGCGGGCGAGGGGCACCTTGTACGCGTTCTCGTCCAGGGGGCGGGCGGCGGCCAGTTCGAGGTCGACGGCGTGTTCGAGGGCGGCCGGGGTGGGGGCGGCGCCGCGCAGCGCCTCCTCGGCGTGCCGGGCCCGCCAGGGCTTGTGCGCGAGCCCGCCGAAGGCGAGGCCCACATGCTCGATCGTGCCGCCCGCGAGCCGCAGCACGACGGCCACGGAGGCGAGGGCGAAGGCGTACGACGCCCGGTCCCGGGCCTTGCGGTAGGCGGAGGGCACCCCCGCCGTGGCGGACGGCAGCAGCACGCCGGTGACGATCTCGCCGGGCCGGATCTCGGTGTCCCGCTCGGGGTGCTCGCCGGGCAGCCGGTGGAAGTCGGCCACGGGCATGTTCCGGGTGCCGTCGATGCCGTACAGCTCGACCTCGGCGTCCAGCGCGGCGAGGGCGACGGCCATGTCGGAGGGGTGGGTGGCGATGCACCACGCGGACCGGCCGAGAACCGCGTGGTCGCGGTGGACGCCTTCCAGGGCGCCGCAGCCGCTGCCGGGATCGCGTTTGTTGCAGGGT is a genomic window of Streptomyces sp. WP-1 containing:
- a CDS encoding xanthine dehydrogenase family protein molybdopterin-binding subunit, giving the protein MPHTDTALGAPAERLEGRQKVTGAARYAAEHPQPGRAYAWPVPAAVVRGRVTEVDSSDARALPGVLAVLSPGDAPKVAEPEDATLAVLQDPHVPHRGWCVALVVAETPETARAAARLVRVRYDSEPYDLELSEEHPRAYEPQEANAGLPGRVEHGDPEGAFAAAATRVDVAYRVPPLHNHPMEPHATTARWDDDRLTVYTSSQGGTTARAVLAQMFELPEDKVTVVSEHVGGGFGSKGTPRPDLILAVMAALRTARPVTLAYPRRYLPTVVGHRAPTLHRLRLGADPDGRLTALVHEVTTQTSRVREFVEQAAVPARVMYATPGLRTLHRVVALDVPSPSWMRAPGESPGMYALESAMDELAEALAMDPVELRIRNEPEHEPGTGMPFSSRHLVQCLREGARRFGWEGRDPRPGARREGPWLLGTGVAAATYPASAVPATATARALPDGTFTVRINATDIGTGARTVLAQIAADTLATTLDRVRIEIGHSDLPPAWLAGGSTGTASWGWAVHDACADLADQLTVREGPLPPDGLEAHADTAGRADAEVPYARHAFGAHFAEVAVDTVTGETRVRRLLGVFAAGHILNSRTARSQFTGAMIMGLGMALTESSTLDPAFGDFPECDLASYHVPANADVPDIEAHWIDEDDTHLNPMGSKGIGEIGIVGTAAAIGNAVHHATGVRCRELPLTPDRILADLPAPG
- a CDS encoding xanthine dehydrogenase family protein subunit M gives rise to the protein MNGFGYLRPGTLQEAAEAYAAHPGARYLAGGTNLVDLIKLGVEQPAFLVDVGALPLDGIEELPDGSLRAGATVRNSDLAADPRVRDRYPVLSQALLAGASGQLRNAATTGGNLLQRTRCPYFQALDKPCNKRDPGSGCGALEGVHRDHAVLGRSAWCIATHPSDMAVALAALDAEVELYGIDGTRNMPVADFHRLPGEHPERDTEIRPGEIVTGVLLPSATAGVPSAYRKARDRASYAFALASVAVVLRLAGGTIEHVGLAFGGLAHKPWRARHAEEALRGAAPTPAALEHAVDLELAAARPLDENAYKVPLARNLALDVLGRLTPAPAVA